The following coding sequences are from one Lipingzhangella halophila window:
- a CDS encoding protein kinase domain-containing protein, whose product MKGPDHTPLAPLTVDDPAEIGSFRLIGRLGSGGMGVVYFGRDAADHPAALKMVRAEYAADRGYRARFEREVSLAQRVQGRCIAPLLAADTAAERPWLAVAYAAGPTLRSYVAEQAPLQGNDLTAFAAGLAEALAAIHREGIVHRDLKPDNVILSPEGPKVLDFGIAQALDDVSMTHTDMVVGTPGWISPERYDGHRAGPASDIFCWGQLVAYAASGRPPYGVGPIEVLRYRTINEEPDSAEAELPPALHDVVRRALDRSPDDRPTAADAFAAITGQAVDAADSAAHMTRAATRLIDAEWSLPVTDESARFPTGPLRATTARRPITFAGRAVHDPTELARLLAQHPSRAESWLRADGAAKLRDWLDDIGDIAFDRDYLSGIDSSDRAAIASTAFIAAEAADERPTYRGRDASIEGLRELAQGGADERQLLAEIVVNEIPLITAGHRCGHSECGARCARLERIGHQARQVTDSALITAGKTGFRLAPGERDRAVAIAVETIDGGDAANATVQVALRAVPALVLPWWRELLLDAARTRRGGKREDAAAALVAVQLLAPLARSTAAGAWRRLLSPRTWFRPGAPRIIVLSFLFWTVAAFMMVSVYAFAAESISHPLAPEATPQAAALPHLMTLWPVHLVLALALAAAPERMRLGACVFATFLVTLLNFAPFTLGTEGPVLVPAFVRQPLVDGLDAMGSGTELLIFATFILSAVLFFWTFLSLVGPRQVWQPSTPLLPRKGPVARAAVGMLLIALVVWMAVGSLMVVTATFVLGTDTPSAEDAAELRDGFALLSSAVLPVALLVGVLGYAVWGRTGAHVLWMAALGLLLVLDRLEGMSGLPVPAAGEFTSGIVLDNPSRTGWLVLLVVLPGVYVLGCWLSVRLQYRRPHRAPSPPPHVGYPYPHTPTGYAHPASGQPTPPPGYAHPASGQPTPPPGYAHPASGQPTPPPGYAPHAAPGHPPPAYGTPPGYYGPGHPVPPGSTPPPGYPAAGTPPPHPRAAPRGPQNTFPGQPAQGPQPPTRVGPPTRAEPPTPPTRAEPPAPPTPPTRVEPPAEEKPDGPTRVERPESSAPEPSTRADPPASSSSPTSVEPPAPEPPTGARPAPPPDPEPPSRENPPPWPPPDPEGPRRRPDNGSP is encoded by the coding sequence GTGAAAGGTCCCGACCACACCCCCTTGGCCCCGCTCACCGTCGACGACCCGGCCGAGATCGGCTCGTTCCGCCTGATCGGCCGCCTCGGGTCGGGCGGCATGGGCGTCGTGTACTTCGGCCGCGACGCCGCGGACCACCCGGCGGCGCTCAAGATGGTCCGCGCCGAGTACGCCGCCGACCGCGGGTACCGGGCCCGCTTCGAGCGAGAGGTCAGCCTCGCGCAACGGGTTCAGGGGCGCTGTATCGCCCCGCTGCTCGCCGCGGATACGGCCGCCGAACGCCCGTGGCTGGCGGTGGCCTACGCCGCCGGCCCCACCCTGCGCAGCTATGTCGCGGAACAGGCGCCGCTGCAGGGCAACGACCTGACCGCCTTCGCGGCGGGGCTCGCCGAGGCACTGGCGGCCATCCACCGCGAGGGCATCGTGCACCGCGACCTCAAACCCGACAACGTGATCCTGTCCCCAGAGGGCCCCAAGGTCCTCGACTTCGGTATCGCCCAGGCGCTCGACGACGTGTCCATGACGCACACCGACATGGTCGTCGGCACCCCGGGCTGGATCAGCCCGGAGCGCTACGACGGGCACCGTGCCGGCCCGGCCTCCGACATTTTCTGCTGGGGCCAGCTCGTCGCCTACGCCGCCAGCGGCCGGCCGCCCTACGGCGTCGGCCCCATCGAGGTGCTGCGGTACCGGACCATCAACGAGGAACCCGACAGCGCCGAGGCCGAACTACCCCCCGCACTGCACGACGTGGTGCGGCGTGCGCTGGACCGCTCGCCCGATGACCGCCCCACGGCCGCCGACGCGTTCGCCGCCATCACCGGCCAGGCCGTCGACGCGGCCGACAGCGCGGCGCACATGACGCGCGCCGCGACCCGGCTCATCGACGCCGAGTGGAGCCTCCCCGTCACCGACGAGAGCGCGCGGTTCCCCACCGGGCCGTTGCGTGCCACCACCGCCCGCCGGCCGATCACCTTCGCGGGACGCGCGGTGCACGACCCCACCGAGCTGGCGCGGCTGCTCGCGCAGCACCCCTCACGGGCGGAGAGCTGGCTGCGCGCCGACGGCGCGGCCAAGCTGCGCGATTGGCTCGACGACATCGGCGACATCGCGTTCGACCGGGACTACCTCTCCGGGATCGACAGCAGTGACCGCGCGGCCATCGCCAGCACCGCCTTCATCGCCGCCGAGGCCGCCGACGAACGGCCCACCTACCGGGGGCGCGACGCCAGCATCGAAGGGCTCCGCGAGCTCGCCCAGGGTGGCGCGGACGAGCGCCAGCTCCTCGCCGAGATCGTCGTCAACGAGATCCCGCTGATCACCGCGGGGCACCGGTGCGGGCACAGCGAATGCGGGGCGCGCTGCGCCAGGTTGGAACGCATCGGCCACCAAGCCCGGCAGGTGACCGACAGCGCGCTGATCACCGCGGGCAAGACCGGGTTCCGCCTCGCTCCCGGCGAACGCGACCGGGCGGTGGCGATCGCCGTCGAGACCATCGACGGCGGTGACGCGGCCAACGCCACTGTCCAGGTGGCCCTGCGGGCGGTGCCGGCGCTGGTGCTCCCGTGGTGGCGCGAACTGCTCCTCGACGCGGCCCGGACACGCCGCGGCGGAAAACGGGAGGACGCGGCGGCGGCGCTGGTGGCCGTCCAGTTGCTCGCCCCGTTGGCGCGTTCCACCGCTGCGGGGGCCTGGCGCAGGCTGCTCTCGCCCCGGACCTGGTTCCGGCCGGGCGCGCCGCGGATCATCGTGCTGTCCTTCCTGTTCTGGACCGTTGCCGCGTTCATGATGGTCAGCGTGTACGCGTTCGCGGCGGAGAGCATCAGCCATCCGCTGGCCCCCGAGGCGACCCCGCAGGCCGCGGCGCTGCCCCACCTGATGACGCTGTGGCCGGTACACCTCGTCCTGGCCCTCGCCCTCGCCGCCGCACCGGAGCGCATGCGGCTGGGCGCGTGCGTGTTCGCGACCTTCCTGGTCACCCTGCTCAACTTCGCGCCGTTCACCCTCGGCACCGAAGGGCCGGTGCTCGTTCCCGCGTTCGTCCGGCAGCCGCTGGTCGACGGCCTCGACGCCATGGGTTCCGGTACCGAGCTTCTTATCTTCGCCACGTTCATTCTCAGTGCCGTGCTGTTCTTCTGGACCTTCCTCAGCCTCGTCGGGCCCCGCCAGGTGTGGCAGCCGAGCACGCCACTGCTGCCCCGGAAGGGCCCGGTGGCGCGAGCGGCGGTTGGCATGCTGCTGATCGCCCTGGTCGTGTGGATGGCGGTGGGGTCACTGATGGTGGTCACCGCAACGTTCGTGCTGGGGACGGATACCCCCTCGGCAGAGGACGCGGCGGAGCTCCGCGACGGGTTCGCGCTGCTGTCGTCGGCCGTGCTGCCGGTGGCGCTCCTCGTCGGAGTCCTCGGCTACGCGGTCTGGGGGCGCACCGGTGCCCACGTGCTCTGGATGGCGGCCCTCGGGCTGCTGCTGGTGCTGGACCGGCTCGAAGGTATGAGCGGGCTGCCCGTCCCCGCGGCGGGGGAGTTCACGAGCGGGATAGTGCTGGACAACCCGAGCCGGACGGGCTGGCTGGTGCTCCTCGTCGTCCTGCCCGGTGTCTACGTCCTCGGCTGCTGGCTCAGCGTTCGGCTGCAGTACCGCAGGCCCCACCGGGCGCCATCGCCGCCGCCGCACGTGGGGTACCCCTACCCGCACACACCCACGGGCTACGCGCATCCCGCCAGTGGCCAGCCGACGCCCCCGCCCGGCTACGCCCATCCCGCCAGCGGCCAACCGACGCCCCCGCCCGGCTACGCCCATCCCGCCAGCGGCCAACCGACGCCCCCGCCCGGCTACGCGCCGCACGCCGCCCCCGGACACCCGCCTCCCGCATACGGGACACCGCCGGGCTACTACGGGCCCGGACACCCAGTCCCGCCCGGAAGCACCCCGCCACCCGGGTACCCGGCAGCGGGCACGCCGCCACCCCACCCCCGCGCGGCACCCCGCGGCCCGCAGAACACGTTCCCCGGGCAGCCCGCGCAGGGGCCGCAGCCACCAACCCGCGTAGGCCCGCCCACCCGCGCGGAGCCGCCCACGCCGCCCACTCGGGCGGAACCGCCCGCGCCACCCACCCCGCCGACCCGGGTGGAGCCACCGGCCGAAGAGAAACCGGACGGACCGACCCGGGTGGAGCGGCCCGAATCATCGGCCCCGGAGCCCTCGACCCGGGCCGATCCCCCGGCGTCCTCCTCCTCGCCCACGAGCGTCGAGCCACCGGCCCCGGAGCCGCCGACCGGGGCGCGGCCCGCCCCACCGCCGGACCCGGAACCGCCGTCCCGGGAGAACCCACCGCCCTGGCCACCCCCGGACCCGGAAGGGCCGCGGAGACGCCCCGACAACGGCAGCCCCTGA